One window of the Methanocaldococcus vulcanius M7 genome contains the following:
- a CDS encoding DUF473 family protein: MKVCGLFGINETAINEFIENHIKTFTIINALNLDVVKTLKNGDLVFITSTLREDVRNGTDGVLGRVINVDIIPQIVKGFEEKEVIAGRVKLEMLGFAKCVKIDDINIEIAFRIY; this comes from the coding sequence ATGAAGGTTTGCGGATTGTTTGGAATAAATGAAACCGCTATTAACGAATTTATCGAAAATCATATAAAAACGTTCACAATAATCAACGCATTAAACTTAGATGTTGTAAAAACGTTAAAAAATGGAGATTTAGTATTTATAACCTCAACACTTAGAGAAGACGTTAGAAACGGAACTGATGGAGTGCTGGGAAGGGTTATAAATGTGGATATAATTCCTCAAATAGTAAAAGGATTCGAAGAGAAAGAAGTTATTGCTGGAAGGGTAAAGTTAGAAATGCTCGGATTTGCCAAATGTGTCAAAATTGATGATATTAATATAGAAATTGCATTTAGAATTTATTAA
- the amt gene encoding ammonium transporter: MDGVNVFFFMWAASLIFFMKAGFIALEIGQFRAKNVSYHCVLKLLDLAAVFIAYLFIGYGISYGLENILPLITGTFNADLGAWWMKMVMFAAAAVTIITGGVAERIKILPYFIGALIVGGILYPIVEHLVWGGGFASLMGINFHDFAGSGAVHLFGGLVGLMAAYVLGPRIDKYINGKPQAIPGHNIPIAVLGAFILAFGWYGFNVGSASDLSSGVELASVALATTMALAGGIIGGALSSRNDPLYTANGMCAGLVAVCSGADIFTPIGALIVGLIAGLQQPFTYKFIEEKLKIDDVCAIGPVHAMSGLIGVICAGIPFLLRSDAVSKVSLTGQIIGAIVIALIAIVGGLIIYKGLDLTIGLRVDKEAEKVGLDSAILQTTAYSEE; this comes from the coding sequence ATGGATGGTGTTAATGTTTTCTTTTTTATGTGGGCTGCATCGTTGATATTTTTTATGAAAGCAGGGTTTATAGCGTTGGAAATCGGACAATTTAGGGCTAAAAACGTATCATATCATTGTGTTTTAAAGTTATTGGATTTGGCAGCGGTGTTTATCGCTTATCTATTTATTGGTTATGGGATCTCCTATGGTTTGGAGAATATACTCCCCCTGATAACAGGAACATTTAACGCCGATTTGGGAGCTTGGTGGATGAAGATGGTTATGTTTGCCGCTGCTGCTGTAACTATAATAACAGGAGGGGTTGCTGAGAGAATAAAAATTCTACCTTACTTTATTGGTGCTTTAATAGTTGGAGGTATTTTATATCCAATTGTTGAGCACTTGGTTTGGGGAGGCGGTTTTGCCAGTTTGATGGGAATTAACTTCCACGATTTTGCAGGAAGTGGGGCAGTTCATTTGTTTGGAGGTTTGGTTGGTTTAATGGCTGCTTATGTCTTAGGACCAAGAATTGACAAATATATAAATGGAAAACCACAGGCAATTCCTGGGCATAATATTCCAATAGCTGTTTTAGGGGCTTTTATATTAGCGTTTGGATGGTATGGATTTAACGTTGGAAGTGCTTCAGATCTATCAAGCGGTGTTGAGTTAGCAAGCGTGGCTTTGGCAACCACTATGGCCTTAGCAGGAGGAATTATAGGAGGGGCGTTAAGCTCAAGAAACGATCCTCTCTACACAGCTAACGGTATGTGTGCTGGTTTAGTCGCTGTTTGTAGTGGAGCGGATATATTCACACCAATTGGTGCTTTAATAGTTGGATTGATTGCAGGTCTTCAACAACCATTTACCTACAAGTTTATAGAAGAAAAGTTAAAGATTGATGATGTCTGTGCTATCGGCCCAGTTCATGCAATGAGTGGATTAATTGGAGTTATCTGTGCAGGAATCCCATTTTTATTGAGATCAGATGCTGTTTCTAAGGTCTCTTTAACTGGGCAAATAATTGGAGCCATTGTTATTGCTTTAATTGCAATTGTTGGAGGATTAATTATCTACAAAGGATTAGATCTAACTATCGGTTTAAGAGTCGATAAAGAAGCAGAAAAAGTCGGTTTAGATAGTGCAATCTTGCAAACAACTGCATACTCAGAAGAATAG
- a CDS encoding proteasome assembly chaperone family protein → MRFIEKEDINFNNPVILEAFPGTGLVGSIAGFQIIKELNLKYFGYFEVEGVPPLTTIENGIPYPPVRAYAKEDLVVLFSDVIIPPAKINELSRLIVETFLEKDAKLFISLGGLMAGKSEKVFGIANNNKMIEYLKNYVEIFKFGVVGGMSGNILIRCGDAGIDAVGLLAETVGIRPDPRGGANLLEILNKMLDINVNVENLIKEAEAIENKLKELAEQHLKMMSKSKKEYPMYI, encoded by the coding sequence ATGAGATTTATTGAAAAGGAAGATATAAACTTCAACAACCCAGTAATATTGGAAGCTTTTCCAGGAACTGGATTAGTGGGGAGCATTGCAGGTTTTCAAATAATAAAAGAGTTGAATCTAAAATATTTCGGATACTTTGAGGTTGAAGGAGTTCCTCCTCTAACGACGATTGAAAACGGTATTCCATATCCTCCAGTTAGAGCATATGCAAAAGAAGATCTTGTAGTGTTATTTTCAGATGTTATAATCCCACCAGCAAAAATAAACGAACTCTCAAGGTTGATAGTAGAAACATTTTTGGAGAAAGATGCAAAACTTTTTATTTCACTTGGAGGTTTAATGGCTGGAAAATCTGAAAAAGTATTTGGAATTGCAAACAATAATAAAATGATAGAGTATTTAAAAAATTATGTCGAAATATTTAAATTTGGAGTTGTTGGAGGGATGAGTGGGAATATTTTAATTAGATGCGGTGATGCAGGAATAGATGCAGTTGGTTTGTTAGCTGAGACAGTGGGAATTAGACCAGATCCTCGCGGGGGTGCTAATCTTTTAGAAATATTAAACAAAATGTTAGATATAAACGTTAATGTTGAAAATTTAATTAAAGAAGCGGAAGCCATTGAAAATAAGCTCAAAGAATTAGCAGAACAACACTTAAAAATGATGTCAAAGAGTAAAAAAGAATATCCTATGTATATTTAA
- a CDS encoding phosphatase PAP2 family protein yields MDLYAIAESLVSHYGYVGIFLISFTEAFIQPIPPDVFIIGASYFGLNPIITAIVATVGTTLGGIFGYFLGYKLGHPIFVKIFGEKYLKKGEEFFDKYGVYGVVLAGFSPLPYKVIAWLAGIFEMDLTLFAIGTIVGRLPRFLAVAYFGNVLQKFYDIKTMNFGNINIYNFNYNLFYIINSHYNPILDIFMIILSKTVYPLVGVIALTLLIKNRKLGIKLVFCLIFAVILTYVLKYIIYEPRPYLVLSNVHLLLYKGVESSFPSGHTVLAFATATFLFFGYSRKLGILFLIWAFLVGYSRVYVGVHYPIDVFAGMIIGIVCGYIINHQFFEYYVEKIVHYGNKIENKIKIIFKLRQQ; encoded by the coding sequence ATGGATTTGTATGCAATTGCTGAAAGCTTGGTTAGTCATTACGGATATGTAGGGATATTTTTAATTTCATTTACTGAGGCGTTTATCCAGCCGATACCCCCAGATGTCTTTATAATTGGGGCGTCTTATTTTGGTTTAAATCCAATAATCACTGCAATAGTGGCTACTGTTGGAACTACTCTTGGAGGAATTTTTGGTTATTTTTTAGGGTATAAACTCGGACATCCTATTTTTGTAAAAATCTTTGGAGAGAAGTATTTAAAAAAAGGAGAAGAGTTTTTTGATAAGTATGGGGTTTATGGAGTGGTTTTAGCAGGATTTTCTCCTCTGCCTTATAAGGTTATTGCTTGGCTTGCAGGAATATTTGAAATGGATTTAACCCTATTTGCAATCGGAACGATAGTTGGTAGATTACCGAGATTCTTAGCAGTAGCGTATTTTGGAAATGTTCTCCAGAAATTTTATGATATAAAAACAATGAATTTCGGGAATATAAATATTTACAACTTTAATTACAATTTATTTTATATTATCAACTCTCATTATAATCCAATACTCGATATATTTATGATTATACTTTCTAAAACTGTCTATCCTCTTGTAGGAGTTATTGCATTAACACTTCTAATTAAAAACAGAAAGTTAGGGATTAAATTGGTTTTCTGTCTGATTTTTGCAGTTATTTTAACCTATGTTTTAAAGTATATAATTTATGAGCCAAGACCGTATTTAGTGTTAAGCAATGTTCATCTATTGTTATACAAAGGGGTAGAATCAAGTTTTCCAAGTGGGCACACTGTTCTGGCGTTTGCCACTGCAACTTTTCTATTTTTTGGATATTCGAGAAAATTAGGAATTCTTTTCTTAATTTGGGCATTTTTGGTGGGGTATAGTAGAGTGTATGTGGGGGTGCACTATCCAATTGATGTGTTTGCTGGAATGATCATTGGTATTGTTTGTGGATATATCATAAATCATCAGTTTTTTGAGTATTATGTTGAAAAAATAGTCCATTATGGAAATAAAATCGAAAATAAAATTAAAATTATCTTTAAATTAAGACAACAATAA
- the afpA gene encoding archaeoflavoprotein AfpA: MLKIAWGITGCGDKINEVVEIMKKLKNKHNLDVDVYLSKNAKIVIKWYKLWQVLEDEFYDLRVEVNSNAPFLVGKLQTGKYDLFLVAPATANTTAKIAHGIADTLITNSVAQAMKARVPVYIFPPDNKKGTVETILPGNKKLTLYMRDVDIENVEKIRKMEGIEVLNKPEDIEKVILKHIELKKREIKK; the protein is encoded by the coding sequence ATGTTAAAGATCGCATGGGGCATAACAGGATGCGGAGATAAAATTAATGAAGTTGTTGAAATAATGAAGAAGTTAAAAAATAAACACAACTTGGATGTAGATGTATACCTCTCCAAAAATGCAAAGATCGTGATCAAGTGGTATAAATTATGGCAAGTTTTAGAGGATGAATTTTACGATTTGAGAGTTGAAGTAAACTCAAATGCTCCTTTTTTAGTTGGAAAACTGCAAACTGGGAAGTATGATCTGTTTTTAGTGGCTCCTGCAACTGCAAACACAACAGCAAAGATTGCTCACGGTATTGCAGACACGTTAATAACGAACTCAGTAGCTCAAGCGATGAAAGCGAGAGTTCCTGTCTATATATTCCCTCCAGATAACAAAAAAGGAACCGTAGAAACTATCCTTCCCGGAAATAAAAAATTAACTTTATACATGAGAGATGTTGATATTGAAAACGTAGAAAAAATTAGAAAGATGGAAGGAATAGAAGTACTAAATAAGCCCGAAGATATAGAAAAGGTTATTTTAAAACACATTGAATTAAAAAAGAGAGAAATTAAGAAATAA
- a CDS encoding dihydropteroate synthase-like protein, translating into MRILIITGKLAGEKVKKAVERFEFVDVHIADISVAAFLTPNLIIKEIKTLEDKIGKKLKEIYDFVLVTGLIRHDLKKVEEETGVRCFKSTREASDIPILIENLDKITLSTKEYADLQLLEIIKKRCEEEIQKAEDLPLGEGDIKIGNLKVGDSFPMRVLGEIVHAPWLKEKELEEKINYYLESGADMIDLGMVSNEDNTDKIKDMLKIARDLTDNPISVDTLNTKELIEAINLGADMILSVDAGNLEDLIPYLKDAETAVVVLPTNYKINYIPETIEDKVKSLEKNIKRLIDAGIGKIVADPILEPVNNEGCNFVESVIACRSFKMRNKIPMFFGVGNVTELFDADSNGVNALLTAIGSEIGANILFTPEASAKCKFSIKELKIASKMMFLSKKRNSLPKDVGFNLINYKDKRFEEEITFKNYSIEVIRAKENERQILDEGSFKIEIDRKNKEIVAIYFNKRRDPILMIRGKTPKEIYETAIRLNLIKKLDHASYLGRELAKAEIALRIGKKYNQDFDLFYNEFWWEE; encoded by the coding sequence ATGAGAATTTTAATAATAACTGGAAAACTTGCAGGAGAAAAAGTAAAAAAAGCTGTTGAGAGGTTTGAATTTGTGGATGTTCACATTGCGGATATTTCAGTAGCAGCATTTTTAACTCCTAATTTGATAATTAAAGAAATAAAAACGTTAGAGGACAAAATTGGTAAAAAATTAAAAGAGATTTATGATTTTGTTTTAGTAACTGGATTGATAAGACATGATTTAAAAAAGGTTGAAGAAGAAACGGGAGTGAGGTGTTTTAAATCCACAAGAGAAGCGTCCGATATTCCCATATTAATTGAAAATTTAGATAAAATAACACTCTCCACAAAAGAATATGCCGATTTGCAACTCTTAGAAATAATCAAAAAAAGATGTGAAGAAGAGATCCAAAAAGCGGAAGATCTCCCTCTTGGAGAGGGAGATATAAAAATAGGAAATCTAAAAGTTGGAGATAGCTTTCCAATGAGAGTTTTAGGAGAAATAGTTCATGCCCCATGGTTAAAAGAAAAAGAACTCGAAGAAAAAATAAATTATTATTTAGAGAGCGGGGCAGATATGATCGATTTAGGAATGGTAAGCAATGAAGACAATACCGATAAAATAAAAGACATGTTGAAGATTGCGAGAGATTTAACCGATAATCCGATAAGTGTAGATACACTAAATACCAAAGAGTTAATAGAAGCGATAAATTTAGGAGCAGATATGATTCTAAGCGTAGATGCTGGAAATTTGGAAGATCTGATCCCATATTTGAAAGATGCTGAGACGGCAGTTGTTGTATTGCCCACAAACTACAAAATAAACTATATTCCCGAAACAATCGAAGATAAGGTTAAATCATTAGAAAAAAACATTAAAAGGTTAATAGATGCAGGAATAGGGAAAATTGTAGCAGATCCTATCTTGGAACCTGTAAATAACGAAGGATGTAATTTTGTTGAGAGTGTTATCGCGTGTAGAAGTTTTAAAATGAGAAACAAGATACCTATGTTCTTCGGTGTTGGGAATGTAACAGAGCTTTTTGATGCAGATAGTAATGGAGTCAACGCCTTGTTAACTGCTATTGGATCTGAAATTGGTGCTAATATATTATTTACACCAGAAGCAAGTGCAAAATGCAAATTTTCAATAAAAGAGCTTAAAATTGCATCAAAGATGATGTTTCTGTCTAAAAAAAGGAATTCCTTGCCGAAAGACGTGGGATTTAATTTAATAAATTATAAAGATAAAAGGTTTGAAGAAGAGATAACTTTTAAAAACTACTCCATCGAAGTGATAAGAGCCAAAGAGAACGAACGGCAGATATTAGATGAAGGAAGTTTTAAAATAGAGATTGACAGAAAAAATAAAGAAATTGTAGCAATATACTTTAATAAAAGAAGAGATCCCATACTAATGATTAGGGGAAAAACACCAAAAGAGATATATGAGACAGCAATAAGATTAAATTTAATAAAAAAATTAGATCATGCATCCTATCTGGGGAGGGAATTAGCAAAAGCGGAAATTGCTTTAAGGATTGGTAAAAAATATAATCAGGATTTTGATTTGTTTTATAACGAATTTTGGTGGGAAGAATGA
- a CDS encoding class I SAM-dependent rRNA methyltransferase, translating to MVELEVDKRAYNSIQNFSKIIYTKAVVNKEDLPKKEEIVILTYKGKFVAKALYNPNSVIIKILTTKNEDIDYDFFYKRILNAKLYREEILNYKNTYRWIYAEGDELPTIIFDKYNELGAMQLMSKLIEKKYLNEIIEALFELSDLETIYVKKGKKGEKIKDKIFGNKKKFETVIQEGEAKFKVNVKGHKTGFFLDQRENRLYLERFIKEGDRVLDVCCYTGGFSVHAAIRGAEVVGVDLSKKALKTAEENMELNNIPKDKYEFIEGNAFKIMEEFIEDGERFDVVILDPPAFAQTEKNLKNALRAYSSLNYLGIRLTNRMLITCSCSHHVDKELFKKTVISSAFRAKKNMVIVDYKGQAPDHPITIGNRNLEYLKCMFLSVRR from the coding sequence TTGGTAGAGTTAGAAGTGGATAAAAGAGCTTACAACTCAATACAAAATTTTTCTAAAATAATTTATACAAAGGCAGTAGTAAATAAAGAAGATCTCCCAAAAAAAGAGGAAATTGTTATTTTAACATACAAAGGAAAATTTGTAGCAAAAGCCCTATACAACCCAAATTCAGTGATTATAAAAATATTGACAACCAAAAACGAGGATATTGATTACGATTTTTTTTATAAAAGAATATTAAATGCAAAACTATACAGAGAAGAAATTTTAAACTACAAAAACACTTATAGATGGATATATGCCGAGGGAGACGAGCTTCCAACAATAATCTTCGACAAATACAACGAACTTGGAGCAATGCAATTAATGTCAAAACTAATAGAAAAAAAATATTTAAACGAAATAATAGAGGCACTATTTGAGTTATCTGATTTAGAAACCATATATGTAAAAAAAGGAAAAAAAGGAGAGAAAATAAAGGATAAAATTTTTGGAAATAAGAAAAAATTCGAGACGGTTATTCAAGAGGGAGAAGCGAAGTTTAAGGTTAATGTTAAAGGACATAAAACTGGCTTTTTCTTGGATCAGAGGGAGAATAGGTTATATCTTGAGAGGTTTATAAAAGAGGGGGATAGGGTTTTGGATGTATGCTGTTATACTGGGGGTTTTTCTGTTCATGCAGCTATTAGAGGGGCAGAGGTTGTTGGAGTTGATCTATCAAAAAAAGCCCTAAAAACTGCTGAGGAGAATATGGAGTTAAACAATATTCCAAAGGATAAATATGAGTTTATAGAAGGGAATGCATTTAAAATTATGGAAGAATTTATAGAAGACGGAGAGAGGTTTGATGTCGTTATATTAGACCCCCCTGCTTTTGCTCAGACAGAGAAAAATTTAAAAAATGCTTTGAGAGCATATTCCTCTCTAAACTACCTTGGAATTAGATTAACAAATAGGATGTTGATTACTTGTTCATGCTCTCATCATGTAGATAAGGAGTTGTTTAAAAAAACAGTTATTTCATCTGCTTTTAGGGCTAAAAAAAATATGGTAATTGTTGATTATAAAGGACAAGCCCCAGATCATCCGATTACAATAGGAAACAGAAATTTGGAATATTTGAAATGCATGTTTTTGAGTGTCAGAAGATAA
- a CDS encoding 60S ribosomal export protein NMD3 produces the protein MKIRGVCYRCGAEDELIDGLCPLCYAQEHPLIEVPNRVEVEVCHLCGSYKRKVWQTPKGEDAYEILEEIAYYATKDAIKKKSVMVDVEIYPKITQLPGGKRSKLIIPVHIIAEGRLPGEKENRTEERDIEVHIRMVQCPRCSRFMSNYYEATLQIRAMNRYLTEEEREILDKFVREELLKRLKKDRMAFISKFIPQKEGLDYQLGSVGAARNVAQRIKEKYGGKITETATLIGVDRDSGKDLYRVTVSVRIPEYRVGDVVIYKEKPYLVSAITEDKVYMKSLDSRREKIGIPWHIAEKETKISKRDNDLETATVISTNPNIMVMDDKNYEIYEFDKIEGMELKEGDKVKVYKKDDIPYLVSKKDDKEE, from the coding sequence ATGAAAATTAGAGGAGTATGTTATAGATGTGGAGCAGAGGATGAGTTGATAGATGGTTTATGCCCCCTCTGCTATGCCCAAGAACACCCATTAATAGAAGTTCCAAACAGAGTGGAAGTTGAGGTCTGCCATCTGTGTGGATCTTATAAAAGAAAAGTATGGCAAACACCAAAAGGAGAAGATGCTTACGAAATATTGGAAGAAATTGCCTACTACGCCACAAAAGATGCAATTAAAAAAAAGAGCGTTATGGTAGATGTTGAGATCTATCCAAAAATTACACAACTTCCCGGAGGAAAGAGGAGTAAGTTAATAATTCCCGTCCATATAATTGCAGAAGGGAGATTACCTGGAGAAAAAGAGAACAGAACAGAAGAAAGAGATATTGAAGTGCATATAAGGATGGTTCAGTGTCCAAGGTGTTCAAGATTCATGTCAAACTACTATGAGGCAACACTCCAAATTAGAGCAATGAATCGATATTTAACGGAAGAAGAAAGAGAAATATTAGATAAATTTGTTAGGGAAGAGTTATTAAAAAGATTAAAAAAAGATAGGATGGCATTTATTTCTAAATTTATTCCACAAAAAGAAGGATTGGACTATCAACTTGGTTCAGTAGGGGCAGCAAGAAATGTGGCTCAGAGAATTAAGGAGAAATATGGGGGAAAAATTACAGAAACCGCTACGTTAATTGGCGTAGATAGGGATAGTGGTAAAGATCTCTATCGAGTAACCGTCTCTGTAAGAATTCCAGAGTATAGGGTGGGAGATGTTGTGATCTATAAAGAAAAACCCTACCTCGTTAGTGCAATAACAGAAGATAAAGTTTATATGAAATCCCTTGACAGCAGAAGAGAGAAGATAGGAATTCCTTGGCATATTGCTGAAAAAGAGACAAAAATATCTAAAAGAGATAATGACTTAGAAACAGCAACCGTTATCTCAACAAATCCTAATATAATGGTAATGGATGATAAAAACTACGAAATTTACGAATTCGATAAAATTGAAGGTATGGAGTTAAAAGAAGGAGATAAAGTTAAAGTATATAAAAAAGATGATATTCCGTATCTTGTTAGCAAAAAAGATGATAAAGAAGAGTAA
- a CDS encoding translation initiation factor IF-6, whose translation MIIRKYFSGIPTIGVLALTTEEITLLPIFLDKDDVDEVSNVLKTHCLQTNIGGSSLIGSLSVANKYGLLLPKIVEDKEMEEIKKFLNDIGLDLNIGIIKSKNTALGNLILTNDKGALISPELKDFKKDIEDYLNVDVEIGTIAELPTVGSNAVITNKGCLTHPLVEEDELKFLKDLFDVEYIGKGTANKGTTSVGACIIANSKGAVVGGDTTGPELLIIEDALGMI comes from the coding sequence ATGATAATAAGAAAATACTTCTCAGGAATCCCGACAATCGGTGTATTAGCATTAACTACCGAAGAAATAACTTTACTTCCAATATTCTTGGATAAAGATGATGTAGATGAAGTGTCAAACGTTCTAAAAACGCACTGTCTACAAACAAATATAGGAGGCAGTTCTTTAATCGGTTCTTTATCTGTTGCGAACAAGTATGGTCTCCTACTGCCTAAAATTGTTGAAGATAAAGAGATGGAAGAGATAAAAAAATTTTTAAATGATATTGGGTTGGATCTAAATATTGGCATAATAAAATCAAAAAACACGGCTTTGGGAAACCTGATCTTAACAAACGATAAAGGAGCGCTAATTTCTCCAGAATTGAAAGATTTCAAAAAAGATATAGAAGATTATTTGAACGTTGATGTAGAGATTGGCACAATAGCAGAACTTCCAACCGTTGGGAGTAATGCAGTTATAACAAACAAAGGATGTTTAACACACCCATTAGTTGAAGAAGACGAGCTTAAATTTTTAAAGGATCTTTTTGATGTTGAATACATAGGAAAAGGAACTGCAAACAAAGGAACAACATCAGTAGGGGCTTGTATTATTGCAAACTCAAAAGGAGCAGTGGTTGGTGGAGACACCACAGGTCCCGAACTACTGATAATAGAGGATGCGTTAGGTATGATCTAA
- the glnK1 gene encoding P-II family nitrogen regulator GlnK1, whose translation MRKVEAVIRPEKLEIVKKALSDAGYVGMTVSEVKGRGVQGGIVERYRGREYIVDLIPKVKIELVVKEEDVDDVINIICENARTGNPGDGKIFVLPVERVVRVRTKEEGKEAL comes from the coding sequence ATGAGGAAGGTTGAGGCGGTTATAAGGCCTGAGAAGTTGGAGATTGTTAAGAAGGCCTTGTCAGATGCTGGTTATGTTGGTATGACTGTTAGTGAGGTTAAGGGTAGGGGAGTTCAGGGTGGAATTGTTGAGAGGTATAGGGGGAGGGAGTATATTGTTGATTTGATTCCGAAGGTTAAGATTGAGTTGGTTGTTAAGGAAGAGGATGTTGATGATGTTATTAACATTATTTGCGAGAATGCAAGAACCGGAAACCCAGGAGACGGAAAAATCTTCGTCCTACCAGTAGAAAGAGTCGTAAGAGTAAGAACAAAAGAAGAAGGAAAAGAGGCATTATAA
- a CDS encoding 50S ribosomal protein L11, with amino-acid sequence MAKEVVEVLVTGGRATAGPPLGPAIGPLGVNVMQVVNEINEKTKDYEGMQVPVKVIVDTETRKFEIEVGIPPTTALIKKELGIETAAHEPRHEVVGNLSLDQVIKVAKMKRDAMLSYTLKNAVKEVLGTCGSMGVTVEGKDPKEVQKEIDEGVYDEYFKEE; translated from the coding sequence ATGGCTAAGGAGGTAGTTGAAGTATTAGTTACCGGAGGAAGAGCAACTGCAGGGCCACCATTAGGACCAGCAATTGGACCATTGGGAGTTAATGTTATGCAAGTAGTTAATGAAATAAACGAAAAAACAAAGGACTATGAAGGAATGCAAGTTCCAGTTAAAGTTATAGTAGATACTGAAACAAGAAAATTTGAAATTGAAGTAGGAATTCCTCCAACAACTGCTTTAATTAAAAAAGAGTTGGGAATTGAGACAGCCGCTCATGAACCAAGACACGAAGTTGTAGGAAATCTTTCCTTAGACCAAGTTATAAAAGTTGCTAAAATGAAGAGAGATGCTATGCTTTCTTACACATTAAAGAATGCAGTAAAAGAGGTTTTAGGAACTTGTGGTTCAATGGGTGTAACAGTTGAAGGAAAAGATCCTAAAGAAGTTCAAAAAGAAATAGATGAAGGCGTTTATGACGAATATTTCAAAGAAGAATAA
- a CDS encoding SAM hydrolase/SAM-dependent halogenase family protein: MNIITLTTDFGTREGYVGAMKGKIISLLKDKDQDRDVKIVDISHEIEPFNIYHGAYVLLTSIPHFPPSVHIAVVDPTVGSERNSIVIKTERGDYLVGPDNGLFTYVVKKLGVKEIFRIDEEKYSPSSTFHGRDIYAVVGAEILKEGKYEGERLRDFVKLDEVKKKIIHIDRFGNIITNIKKDEISFTHGDEIKIKIIHKQKNKIRTEKIIKCKFVKSYFEGKDDLICLVNSEGFLEISKFMDNASKLLNVNYLDEIEIMGKEK; this comes from the coding sequence ATGAATATAATTACCCTAACCACCGACTTTGGAACAAGAGAAGGATACGTTGGAGCAATGAAAGGAAAAATTATATCCCTATTAAAAGATAAAGATCAAGATAGGGATGTAAAGATCGTAGATATATCCCATGAAATAGAGCCATTTAACATATATCACGGAGCATATGTTCTCCTAACATCAATTCCTCACTTCCCTCCATCAGTCCATATTGCAGTAGTAGATCCAACAGTAGGTAGCGAGAGAAACTCCATAGTGATAAAAACAGAACGAGGAGATTATCTCGTAGGGCCAGATAATGGATTATTCACATATGTTGTAAAAAAACTTGGAGTTAAAGAAATTTTTAGAATAGATGAGGAGAAATACTCTCCATCATCAACGTTCCACGGAAGAGATATTTATGCAGTAGTCGGAGCTGAGATCTTAAAAGAAGGAAAGTATGAAGGAGAGCGTTTAAGAGATTTTGTGAAATTAGATGAAGTAAAAAAGAAAATTATACACATCGATAGATTTGGAAATATTATAACAAATATTAAAAAAGATGAAATATCTTTCACACACGGGGATGAGATAAAAATAAAAATAATTCACAAACAAAAAAATAAAATTAGGACTGAAAAAATAATAAAATGCAAATTTGTAAAGTCCTATTTTGAAGGAAAAGATGATTTAATATGTTTAGTAAACAGTGAAGGGTTTTTAGAGATTTCGAAATTTATGGATAATGCCTCTAAACTGCTCAATGTTAATTACTTAGATGAAATTGAAATTATGGGAAAAGAAAAATAA